DNA from Acidimicrobiales bacterium:
CTTGCCCCGCACGTCGGGGCTCCAGTCGGTGATGTCGTCGCCCTTGAAGCGGATCGAGCCCTTGGTGATCTCGAAGTCGGGACTGCCCAGCAGCACGTTGGCCAAGGTGGACTTGCCCGAGCCGTTGGGACCCATGAGGGCGTGCACCTCGCCGGCACCGACCGAGAGGTTGACGCCGCGCAGGATCTCTTGATCGTCGACGGTGACGTGGAGGTCCTCGATCTCGAACAGGGGAGCAGCCATGGGCTCGATTCTAGGCACACCATCGAATTTGCACTACCTGCATAGTGCTAATCCCGGGTGAGTCAGTCGTGATCGCGGAGGTCTTCCTTCCAGGAGCGGAAGCGGGTGTGGGTCGCTCCGCTGGGGCCGGCCCCCTCGCCGGTGCCGTCGGGGTGGAGCCGGAACGAGTAGGTCCGCGAGAGGTCACGGGCATCGACGACCAGGTAGCGGGCGTCGGCCCTGGCGGCGGGGCCGGCGCGCCACAGCAGCCAGTCGCCCAGCCGGCGCTTGTAGGTGATGAGGGGCTGGTCGATGTCGTCGCCCAGGTGGAGCAGTTCGTCGGGGGCCTCGATCCACGCCTCGGCGGGGATGTTGCGGTCGCGGATCGGTGTGGCCGGCAGGTCCGCGGTGTGGACCGGGGTGTGGTCGACCGGGCGCTCGTCGGCGGGAAGGGCAGAGCCCGGCGATCGACCGTCACCAGCCACGGTCGACCCACTCCTGGAGGTGGGGGCGCTCGTCGCCGATCGTGGTGTCGTCGCCGTGGCCGGGCATGACGATGACGTCTGGGTCGAGCCGGGAGAGGAGCTTCTCGTCGATCGAGGTGATGATGGTGTCGAAGTCGCCACCGGGGAAGCTGGTGTTGCCCGGACCGCCGGGGAACAAGGTGTCGCCGCTGAACAGCACGGGCGAGTCGACCAGCTTGAACGACATCGAACCCGGCGTGTGGCCGGGGGTGAAGATCGTCTCGAGTCGCAACCGTCCCACCTGCAGCTGGGACTCGGGCTCGAGGATGTAGTCGTAGGAGTCGAGCATCGACGAGTCCTCGGCGGTGACCCCGACCAGGTAGCCGGCGTCGCGAACCGCGGGGACGGCCTGGATGTGGTCCCAGTGCCCGTGGGTCTCCAGGACGGTGCGCACGTTCAGCCGCCG
Protein-coding regions in this window:
- a CDS encoding MBL fold metallo-hydrolase gives rise to the protein MSDTLHWSDERAEIHKVVVGPMDNNVFVLRCTETGDAVLLDAANEHDLLLDLCRRLNVRTVLETHGHWDHIQAVPAVRDAGYLVGVTAEDSSMLDSYDYILEPESQLQVGRLRLETIFTPGHTPGSMSFKLVDSPVLFSGDTLFPGGPGNTSFPGGDFDTIITSIDEKLLSRLDPDVIVMPGHGDDTTIGDERPHLQEWVDRGW